From one Pagrus major chromosome 21, Pma_NU_1.0 genomic stretch:
- the wrnip1 gene encoding ATPase WRNIP1, translating to MANEMTSTAPDSVQCPVCFKDFKAATINGHLDVCLLKSVTDSSPSTADVSEPPLKKSRISGEAVTPTATVNNPVASSSSSMAVTPSPSVLSFFQPNKSKLSAQSEWSGSSSGKQTAASKGLKRNVPSEAEPGPAGSESQPSDSDRQTLKSSNDLLSARTLLNINKPLADILRPNTLEEYFGQSKVVGQHTLLRSLLDSQEIPSLILWGPPGCGKTTLAHIIASGSKKKGTARFVTLSATSASVNDVREVIKQARNELRLCKRKTIMFVDEIHRFNKSQQDTFLPHVECGTVTLIGATTENPSFQVNAALLSRCRVLVLEKLSVEAMASILDRAVATLGIRVLERDAANSKDQDQSDEHEPKIFIEQKALDTVAYLCDGDARTGLNSLQLAVQAQVSLARPNQLGQDGSQEILVKEEHIKEGLQRSHILYDKAGEEHYNCISALHKSMRGSDENASLYWLGRMLEGGEDPLYVARRMVRFASEDVGMADPSALPQAVSTFQACHFIGMPECEVILAQCAVYLARAPKSADIYMAYANVKASLRNHKGPLPSVPLHLRNAPTQLMKQLGYAKGYKYNPAFNGPVEQQYLPEELQGIDFFTWTPSDP from the exons ATGGCGAACGAGATGACATCCACGGCACCGGACTCGGTGCAATGTCCGGTTTGTTTCAAAGACTTTAAGGCCGCCACAATCAACGGACACCTCGACGTGTGTCTGCTGAAGAGCGTTACCGACAGCAGTCCGTCGACAGCAGACGTAAGCGAACCTCCTTTGAAGAAATCTCGCATTAGTGGGGAGGCTGTAACACCAACTGCCACTGTCAACAACCCCGTggccagctcctcctcctccatggcTGTTACACCGTCACCTTCGGTACTTTCGTTTTTCCAGCCCAACAAGAGTAAACTTTCAGCTCAAAGCGAGTGGAGTGGGTCAAGTTCAGGTAAACAAACTGCTGCCAGTAAGGGATTAAAACGCAATGTGCCGAGCGAGGCAGAACCGGGACCAGCAGGCTCAGAGAGCCAGCCCTCTGACTCAGACCGACAGACTTTGAAGTCGTCTAATGATTTATTATCTGCACGGACACTGCTGAACATAAACAAGCCTCTGGCGGACATACTGAGACCAAACACACTGGAGGAGTACTTCGGTCAAAGTAAAGTTGTGGGTCAGCACACACTCCTGCGGTCACTTCTGGACTCCCAGGAAATACCATCCCTGATCCTGTGGGGACCGCCGGGATGCGGGAAG ACCACTCTAGCTCACATAATTGCCAGCGGCAGTAAAAAGAAGGGAACAGCTCGTTTTGTCACTCTGTCTGCCACCAGCGCGTCCGTCAATGACGTCAGAGAGGTGATCAAGCAGGCGCGGAATGAGCTCCGACTGTGCAAGAGGAAAACCATCATGTTCGTTGATGAAATTCATCGCTTCAACAAATCCCAACAG GACACCTTCCTTCCTCACGTGGAGTGCGGGACGGTAACTTTGATCGGAGCAACCACAGAAAATCCGTCCTTCCAGGTGAATGCTGCCCTGCTGAGCAGATGCAGGGTGCTGGTTCTGGAGAAACTCTCGGTGGAGGCAATGGCTTCAATCCTGGACAGGGCTGTGGCCACACTAGGGATCAGAGTCCTGGAACGAGATGCAGCGAATTCCAAAGATCAAGACCAGTCAGATGAACACGA GCCAAAGATTTTCATTGAACAAAAAGCTCTGGACACTGTTGCCTACCTGTGTGACGGTGACGCAAGAACAGGCCTCAACAGTCTGCAGCTGGCTGTTCAGGCTCAGGTGAGCTTGGCCCGGCCCAACCAGTTGGGACAAGATGGATCTCAGGAAATTCTGGTGAAGGAGGAGCACATCAAGGAAGGTCTTCAGAGGTCCCACATCCTCTATGATAAAGCTG GTGAGGAGCATTACAACTGTATCTCAGCGTTGCATAAGTCAATGAGAGGCTCGGATGAGAATGCGTCTCTGTACTGGCTCGGCCGCATGCTGGAGGGCGGCGAGGATCCTCTCTATGTAGCACGCAGAATGGTCCGCTTTGCCAGCGAGGATGTGG GTATGGCAGATCCCTCTGCTCTCCCTCAGGCCGTGTCCACCTTTCAAGCCTGTCACTTCATCGGCATGCCTGAGTGTGAG GTGATCCTGGCTCAGTGTGCGGTCTATCTGGCACGAGCACCCAAGTCTGCGGACATCTACATGGCCTATGCTAATGTGAAGGCCAGTTTGAGGAACCACAAAGGCCCCCTGCCTTCTGTTCCTCTGCACCTTCGCAACGCCCCCACCCAGCTGATGAAACAACTCGGCTACGCTAAGGGCTACAAGTACAACCCAGCCTTCAACGGCCCTGTTGAGCAGCAATACTTaccagaggagctgcagggaaTTGACTTCTTCACCTGGACACCTTCAGACCCATGA
- the mylk4a gene encoding uncharacterized protein mylk4a produces MAKLKSVHQCANSRNMTKLALFPYLENVRTMRCFWEMKFEPEKPTSNKASKGNQGIIPACEPSSPQPSHKIKLHGPKHFLASRKCGNFLKDHKAKDGTDKPCVSPKVLKTQKKMKPPDTTENVSVKKQALLLEEVQKLNKENAEKSAQQLTPGHLDLEAGVPPKDQLPDASDCNLVDYLREDSQKDEVVEVTSEEKVVEKVQQVETAVTEKEPKLDVGDVVKEKVEEKLPVAEEKKEEVISSEEVAKASELPVAQEDEKEPTTTSSDDHKDASPSPEAEQDQTSEVSSTSTKSFLSEEHFVVEKHTRRQVVEVLEVTEEEEEAEKKKVSEEDDQRLESEGWAVFRADGVEFQLNLKQRVAAGRKDNDAEQDAEKEDDDDAERYFIDTSPPPAAPFNHRIVSAKPNQIINFYTINWQEVLGGGRFGQVHKCVENSSGLTLAAKVIKSRSLKEKEVVKNEIQVMNNLDHASLIQLYAAYESRNDIILVLEYVGGGELFDRIIDENYTLMELDAVVFIRQICEGLQHMHKMYILHLDLKPENILCVNRVTNKIKIIDFGLARIYKPREKLRVNFGTPEFLAPEVINYDFVSFNTDMWSLGVITYMLLSGLCPFLGDDDNETLNNILACKWSFDEPEFIDTSDEAKDFISRMLITNKGWRMGAAEALRHPWLSDPVLHHRLNIKKTMCRSRRSSCVPTTDS; encoded by the exons ATGGCCAAGCTGAAGTCAGTGCATCAGTGTGCCAACAGCCGAAACATGACCAAGCTGGCCTTATTCCCCTACTTGGAGAATGTGAGAACCATGCGTTGCTTCTGGGAGATGAAGTTTGAACCAGAG AAACCTACCTCTAATAAAGCCAGTAAAGGGAATCAGGGGATAATTCCTGCATGTGAGCCCAGTTCTCCTCAGCCTTCTCACAAGATAAAGCTCCATGGACCAAAGCATTTCCTCGCCTCTCGCAAATGTGGAAACTTT tTGAAGGACCACAAAGCTAAAGATGGGACAGATAAGCCCTGTGTGAGCCCTAAGGTTCTGAAAACTCAGAAGAAGATGAAGCCGCCAGACACCACAG AAAATGTCTCTGTGAAGAAACAGGCGTTGCTTCTGGAAGAGGTGCAGAAACTCAACAAGGAGAATGCAGAGAAATCAGCTCAGCAGCTCACCCCTGGACATCTGGATCTTGAGGCTGGAGTGCCCCCTAAAGACCAACTGCCCGATGCCTCTGATTGCAACTTGGTCGACTACCTGCGCGAGGATTCCCAAAAAGATGAGGTTGTTGAGGTGACTAGTGAGGAGAAAGTTGTGGAAAAGGTGCAGCAAGTGGAGACAGCGGTTACAGAGAAAGAACCCAAGCTTGATGTGGGGGATGTAGTGAAagaaaaagtagaagaaaagCTCCCAGTCgcagaggaaaagaaggaagaggTTATTTCTTCTGAAGAAGTAGCCAAAGCATCAGAGTTACCTGTTGCACAAGAAGATGAAAAAGAACCAACCACTACAAG CAGTGATGACCACAAAGATGCCTCCCCATCTCCAGAGGCCGAGCAGGACCAGACGTCAGAGGTCAGCAGCACAAGTACAAAGTCCTTTCTGAGCGAGGAACACTTTGTAGTGGAGAAACACACAAGGCGCCAGGTGGTGGAGGTGTTGGAGGtaacggaggaggaggaggaggcggaaaAGAAGAAAGTCAGCGAGGAGGACGATCAGAGGCTTGAGTCTGAGGGCTGGGCTGTCTTTAGGGCGGACGGAGTTGAATTCCAGTTAAACCTCAAACAAAGAGTGGCGGCAGGGAGGAAGGACAACGATGCAGAACAGGATGCGGAAAAGGAGGATGATGACGATGCAGAGCGCTACTTTATTG acacctctcctcctccagcggCTCCTTTTAACCACCGCATCGTTTCTGCCAAGCCCAACCAGATCATCAACTTCTACACCATCAACTGGCAGGAGGTCCTGGGCGG GGGTCGTTTTGGCCAGGTGCACAAATGTGTCGAAAACTCTTCAGGTCTAACTTTGGCGGCGAAGGTCATCAAATCCAGGAGTCTAAAGGAAAAG GAGGTGGTGAAGAATGAGATCCAGGTCATGAATAATCTGGACCATGCCAGCCTGATCCAGCTCTATGCAGCTTATGAGTCAAGGAATGACATCATCCTTGTACTTGAATA TGTTGGTGGAGGGGAGCTGTTTGACAGGATCATTGATGAAAACTACACTTTAATGGAGCTGGACGCTGTGGTGTTCATCAGGCAGATCTGTGAGGGCCTGCAGCACATGCACAAAATGTACATCCTACACCTGGACTTAAAG CCGGAGAACATTCTGTGTGTGAACAGAGTCACAAATAAGATCAAAATCATCGACTTTGGTCTGGCTAGGAT ATATAAACCACGGGAGAAACTGCGAGTGAATTTTGGCACTCCGGAGTTTCTCGCTCCTGAAGTCATCAACTACGACTTCGTGTCGTTCAACACTGACATGTGGAGCCTCGGCGTCATCACCTACATGCT TCTGAGCGGTCTCTGTCCCTTCCTCGGTGACGATGACAACGAGACTCTGAATAACATCTTGGCCTGCAAGTGGAGCTTTGACGAACCCGAGTTTATAGACACGTCCGACGAAGCCAAAGACTTCATCTCCAGAATGCTCATCACCAATAAAGG TTGGAGGATGGGGGCAGCTGAGGCCTTAAGACATCCTTGGCTATCTGACCCAGTCCTTCATCATCGCCTTAACATAAAG AAAACTATGTGCAGATCACGGCGATCATCGTGTGTGCCAACGACTGATAGTTGa